Proteins from a genomic interval of Kitasatospora herbaricolor:
- a CDS encoding class I SAM-dependent methyltransferase, which yields MARITYDATTATSFRAVREIPRDGLAAWEDAVRRHLDPSPGMTVVDIGAGTGAFATAFCDWFGAHVVAVEPSEAMRALIPGRPDIQVRAGHAASLPLPDAGADAAWLSTVTHHVPDLPAAAREIRRVLRPGAPVLVRNAFAGRYERLRIVRWFPETARVLDTYPSVEETCAAFAEAGFAPAALEPVPQADIASLAELLERADALRDADTLMRSLSEEEFTRGKERLREAVRAQDPAAVDLTSSLDLLVLR from the coding sequence ATGGCCAGAATCACCTATGACGCCACGACAGCGACCTCTTTCCGGGCCGTTCGCGAGATCCCGCGCGACGGGCTGGCGGCCTGGGAGGACGCCGTGCGACGGCATCTGGACCCGTCCCCGGGCATGACCGTCGTGGACATCGGCGCGGGCACCGGAGCCTTCGCCACGGCCTTCTGCGACTGGTTCGGCGCGCACGTGGTCGCGGTCGAGCCCTCGGAGGCGATGCGGGCCCTGATCCCGGGCCGCCCGGACATCCAGGTCCGGGCGGGACACGCCGCGTCCCTGCCACTGCCGGACGCGGGCGCCGACGCGGCCTGGCTGTCCACGGTGACCCATCACGTCCCCGACCTGCCGGCGGCCGCGCGCGAGATCCGCCGCGTGCTGCGGCCGGGGGCGCCGGTCCTCGTCCGCAACGCGTTCGCGGGCCGCTACGAGCGCCTCCGCATCGTGCGCTGGTTCCCCGAGACGGCCAGGGTGCTGGACACCTACCCGTCCGTCGAGGAGACCTGCGCCGCCTTCGCCGAGGCGGGCTTCGCACCGGCCGCCCTGGAGCCCGTCCCGCAGGCCGACATCGCGAGCCTGGCCGAACTCCTGGAGCGGGCGGATGCTCTCCGGGACGCCGACACGCTGATGCGCAGCCTTTCGGAGGAGGAGTTCACCCGCGGCAAGGAGCGGCTGCGCGAGGCTGTGCGGGCTCAGGACCCGGCCGCGGTGGACCTGACCTCGTCGCTCGATCTGCTCGTGCTGCGCTGA
- a CDS encoding NAD(P)-dependent oxidoreductase: protein MAKARILLVDAAPGELLDRELERLLGHGLAVTLNLRRVADRAGARAAWAGRVDFTDFDGFDEPALIAETVRGGTGHHAVKSRAGVPLRAAFLAAATDPDLAHPLRVVGRAGAGTDHVELAAAARHGVAVTHTPGSNANAVAEFALAQLLALLRNLPAHNEAAHRGRWSAPAAPARELSELTLGIVGLGRVGLALAERATALGMTVLGHSRGPAGAPVPRADSLRALLATADVVSLHLPLTPLTRGTIGRAELALMRPGSVLLNTARGGIVDEQALADALADPAHPLAAAAVDTFEHEHAAFASPLFGLPNALLTPHLAGMTRSAMATAAIRCADHIAALLAGRPEGVPVVTL from the coding sequence GTGGCGAAGGCGCGGATCCTGTTGGTGGACGCGGCTCCCGGCGAGCTGCTCGACCGGGAGCTGGAACGCCTGCTCGGCCACGGGCTGGCCGTCACGCTGAACCTTCGGCGGGTGGCCGACCGGGCGGGGGCCCGGGCCGCCTGGGCCGGCCGGGTGGACTTCACCGATTTCGACGGGTTCGACGAGCCGGCGCTGATCGCCGAGACCGTCCGGGGCGGGACCGGTCATCACGCGGTGAAGTCCCGCGCGGGCGTCCCGCTGCGGGCGGCCTTCCTCGCGGCGGCGACCGATCCCGACCTGGCCCACCCGCTGCGGGTGGTCGGCCGGGCCGGTGCCGGCACCGACCATGTCGAGCTGGCCGCCGCCGCCCGCCACGGCGTTGCCGTCACCCACACGCCGGGCTCCAACGCGAACGCGGTCGCCGAGTTCGCCCTGGCCCAGCTGCTCGCCTTGCTCCGGAACCTCCCGGCGCACAACGAGGCCGCGCACCGGGGCCGCTGGAGCGCGCCGGCCGCCCCCGCGCGGGAGCTGTCGGAACTGACCTTGGGCATCGTCGGGTTGGGCCGGGTCGGCCTGGCCCTGGCCGAGCGGGCGACGGCCCTGGGCATGACGGTCCTGGGCCACTCCCGGGGCCCGGCCGGGGCTCCGGTGCCACGGGCGGATTCCCTCAGGGCCCTGCTGGCGACCGCTGACGTGGTCTCCCTGCACCTGCCGCTGACCCCGCTGACCCGGGGGACGATCGGCCGGGCGGAGCTGGCGCTGATGCGGCCGGGGTCGGTCCTGCTGAACACCGCCCGGGGCGGGATCGTCGACGAGCAGGCCCTGGCGGACGCGCTGGCCGACCCGGCGCACCCGCTCGCCGCGGCCGCCGTCGACACCTTCGAGCACGAGCACGCCGCCTTCGCCTCGCCGCTCTTCGGCCTGCCGAACGCCCTGCTGACCCCGCATCTCGCCGGGATGACCAGGAGCGCGATGGCCACGGCGGCGATCCGCTGCGCGGACCACATCGCGGCGCTGCTCGCCGGCCGCCCGGAGGGCGTGCCCGTGGTGACCCTCTGA
- a CDS encoding SDR family oxidoreductase: MEPVTLITGGSTGIGAATARTLLKQGHRVAVTGRDAGKLAAFAASAGAGERLLTITGDAAEAEDVATAVRRVVQAWGRLDNVIANAGFSLPGNLESHAPEDMRAMVLTNVLGPALLVRETLPQLRASKGRIVIIGSVAGVRNTPGNLYSVTKWAAHALAENTRLLVGKDGVGVTVVAPGVVDTAFWAERGGTPEEAMTPEQIAATIAFALNQPAGVDINQITMRPTGQLG; the protein is encoded by the coding sequence ATGGAGCCCGTCACGCTGATCACTGGTGGATCGACCGGAATCGGTGCCGCCACCGCCCGCACCCTCCTCAAGCAGGGCCACCGGGTGGCGGTCACCGGACGTGACGCGGGCAAGCTGGCCGCCTTCGCCGCTTCGGCCGGAGCCGGTGAGCGGCTGCTCACGATCACAGGCGACGCCGCCGAGGCGGAGGACGTCGCCACCGCCGTGCGCCGCGTGGTTCAGGCGTGGGGCCGACTGGACAACGTCATTGCCAACGCCGGTTTCTCGCTGCCCGGCAACCTGGAGAGCCATGCCCCCGAGGACATGCGCGCCATGGTCCTCACCAACGTTCTGGGCCCGGCCCTGCTGGTGCGCGAGACCCTGCCGCAGTTGAGGGCGTCCAAGGGCCGGATCGTGATCATCGGGTCCGTCGCCGGGGTGCGCAACACGCCCGGCAACCTGTACTCGGTCACCAAGTGGGCCGCGCACGCGCTGGCCGAGAACACCAGGCTGCTGGTCGGCAAGGACGGAGTCGGCGTGACCGTCGTCGCTCCCGGAGTGGTGGACACCGCGTTCTGGGCCGAGCGCGGCGGCACCCCTGAGGAGGCGATGACCCCCGAGCAGATCGCGGCCACGATCGCCTTCGCGCTCAACCAGCCTGCGGGCGTGGACATCAACCAGATCACCATGCGGCCGACCGGGCAGCTCGGCTGA
- a CDS encoding DJ-1/PfpI family protein, whose translation MDIVIPLFDRFEPLDAIGPYEVLAHVPGATVRFVAPEPGRVQDVLGALPVHVPTRYSEVERCDVLLVPGGAGSRTVASDPDFLDWVRRVHAGTRFTTSVCTGALVLAAAGLLNGLTATTHWGAVAELESYGAVYTPERVVRHDRIITSAGVSSGIDMAIRLAALLSDRTTAQAIQLYTEYDPQPPFDTGSVAKAPAEVLEKARALARGVPRPGFPPAGAPG comes from the coding sequence ATGGACATCGTGATCCCGCTCTTCGACCGCTTCGAGCCGCTCGACGCGATCGGACCGTACGAGGTCCTGGCCCACGTGCCTGGCGCCACCGTGCGCTTCGTCGCGCCGGAACCCGGCCGGGTGCAGGACGTGCTGGGCGCGCTGCCGGTGCACGTCCCGACCAGGTACTCCGAGGTGGAGCGCTGCGACGTCCTGCTGGTCCCCGGCGGGGCGGGCTCCCGGACGGTGGCGAGCGACCCCGATTTCCTCGACTGGGTCCGCCGCGTTCACGCCGGGACCCGCTTCACCACCTCGGTCTGCACCGGAGCCCTGGTGCTCGCGGCGGCCGGCCTGCTGAACGGCCTGACCGCCACCACCCACTGGGGCGCGGTCGCCGAACTGGAGTCGTACGGCGCCGTCTACACCCCCGAACGGGTCGTCCGTCATGACCGGATCATCACCTCGGCCGGGGTGTCCTCGGGCATCGACATGGCGATCCGGCTGGCCGCCCTGCTCAGCGACCGGACCACCGCGCAGGCGATCCAGCTCTACACCGAGTACGACCCGCAGCCCCCGTTCGACACCGGCTCGGTGGCCAAGGCCCCGGCCGAGGTGCTCGAAAAGGCCCGCGCCCTGGCCCGGGGCGTGCCCCGGCCCGGCTTCCCACCGGCCGGCGCGCCGGGGTAG
- a CDS encoding TetR family transcriptional regulator has product MGRWEPNARGRLEQAALDLYRERGFEQTTAAQIAERAGLTERTFFRHYADKREVLFGGSQALEQVFVDTLAGTPEAAAPIDAMAATLEAVAAFFLDRHEFARRRQAVITANAELRERELVKLASLSAALAATLRRRGVEEPAASLAAEAGIAVFKVGFERWVGDDGGRSLADHLREALGELKRVTAGVTAEA; this is encoded by the coding sequence ATGGGTCGATGGGAGCCGAACGCGCGCGGGCGCCTGGAGCAAGCAGCGCTTGACCTCTACCGGGAGCGTGGGTTCGAGCAGACCACCGCCGCGCAGATCGCCGAACGCGCCGGGCTCACCGAGCGGACGTTCTTCCGGCACTACGCCGACAAGCGCGAGGTGCTGTTCGGGGGCTCGCAGGCGCTGGAGCAGGTCTTCGTGGACACCCTCGCCGGCACCCCGGAGGCGGCCGCGCCGATCGACGCGATGGCCGCGACGCTGGAGGCCGTCGCGGCCTTCTTCCTGGACCGCCACGAGTTCGCCCGGCGGCGCCAGGCCGTCATCACGGCCAACGCGGAGCTGCGGGAGCGCGAACTCGTCAAGCTGGCCTCGCTGTCCGCGGCGCTCGCCGCCACCCTGCGCCGGCGCGGCGTCGAGGAGCCGGCGGCGAGCCTGGCCGCGGAGGCCGGCATCGCCGTCTTCAAGGTCGGCTTCGAGCGCTGGGTCGGCGACGACGGGGGCCGCAGCCTCGCGGACCACCTGCGGGAGGCGCTCGGTGAGCTCAAACGCGTGACCGCGGGCGTGACCGCGGAGGCGTGA
- a CDS encoding FBP domain-containing protein: MKPLTEQDIRTAFVNCTKGEAKRLSVPRDLAEQPWEDLDFLGWRDPQSPGRAYLATELDGRPVALALRSPGAAAWQPRRSMCSICLTTHTGGVSLMVAAKAGRAGQQGNSVGAYICSDLACPLYVRGKGVEGVGARLPESLTVEEKMRRAVANLAAFIAKVTA, from the coding sequence ATGAAGCCGCTGACCGAGCAAGACATCCGTACCGCGTTCGTGAACTGCACCAAGGGCGAGGCGAAGCGCCTGTCCGTCCCCCGGGACCTGGCCGAGCAGCCCTGGGAGGATCTGGACTTCCTGGGCTGGCGGGACCCTCAGTCCCCCGGCCGGGCCTACCTCGCCACCGAGCTGGACGGCCGTCCGGTGGCGCTCGCCCTGCGCAGCCCCGGTGCCGCCGCCTGGCAGCCGCGGCGCAGCATGTGCTCGATCTGCCTGACCACCCACACCGGTGGCGTCTCGCTGATGGTCGCCGCCAAGGCCGGCCGGGCCGGGCAGCAGGGCAACTCCGTGGGTGCCTACATCTGCAGCGACCTCGCCTGCCCGCTCTACGTGCGGGGCAAGGGGGTGGAGGGCGTCGGCGCGCGGCTCCCCGAGTCGCTCACCGTGGAGGAGAAGATGCGGCGGGCCGTCGCCAACCTCGCCGCGTTCATCGCCAAGGTCACCGCCTGA
- a CDS encoding SDR family oxidoreductase, with protein sequence MRVFVTGASGWIGSAVVPELIDAGHQVVGLARSDAAAAALVRAGAEVRRGTLDDLPALRDAAGESDGVIHLAFKHDLAFSGGFESAAEADRRAIDTFGEALAGSDRPFLIASGTLGLAPGRVATEEDGRADGPLTAHLPGGPAKRLANARATLALAGHGVRSSVVRLPPTVHGDGDHGFLAALVAVAREKGVSGHPGDGSNRWPAVHRSDAARLFRLALEGAPAGSILHAVAEEGVPVRTLAEVIGHHLGLPVAPVAPEDAAGHFGWLAGFLGADAPASAAHTRELLGWRPTGPGLVEDLDQGHYFAAPAA encoded by the coding sequence ATGCGCGTGTTCGTCACCGGCGCGTCCGGCTGGATCGGTTCAGCCGTCGTCCCGGAACTCATCGACGCCGGCCACCAGGTGGTCGGGCTCGCCCGCTCGGACGCCGCGGCGGCCGCCCTCGTCCGGGCCGGCGCCGAGGTGCGCCGCGGCACACTCGACGACCTCCCGGCCCTGCGCGACGCGGCCGGCGAGTCCGACGGCGTGATCCACCTCGCGTTCAAGCACGACCTCGCGTTCAGCGGCGGCTTCGAGAGCGCGGCCGAAGCGGACCGGCGGGCCATCGACACCTTCGGCGAGGCGCTCGCCGGCTCCGACCGCCCGTTCCTGATCGCCTCGGGGACGCTCGGGCTGGCACCGGGCCGGGTCGCGACCGAGGAGGACGGCCGGGCCGACGGCCCGCTCACGGCCCACCTGCCCGGGGGCCCGGCCAAGCGGCTGGCCAACGCGCGGGCGACGCTCGCCCTCGCCGGCCACGGCGTCCGCTCCTCGGTCGTCCGGCTTCCGCCGACCGTGCACGGCGACGGGGACCACGGCTTCCTCGCCGCCCTCGTGGCCGTCGCCCGCGAGAAGGGCGTCAGCGGCCACCCCGGTGACGGGTCCAACCGCTGGCCCGCCGTGCACCGCTCCGACGCCGCACGGCTCTTCCGCCTGGCACTGGAGGGCGCCCCGGCGGGCTCCATCCTGCACGCGGTCGCCGAGGAGGGCGTACCGGTCCGCACCCTCGCCGAGGTGATCGGACACCACCTCGGCCTGCCGGTGGCTCCGGTCGCCCCCGAGGACGCGGCCGGACACTTCGGCTGGCTGGCCGGCTTCCTCGGCGCGGACGCCCCCGCCTCCGCCGCGCACACCCGCGAACTGCTGGGCTGGCGGCCGACCGGGCCCGGGCTCGTCGAGGACCTCGACCAGGGCCACTACTTCGCCGCCCCGGCCGCCTGA
- a CDS encoding MFS transporter, translating into MAAPQRAASSGGVVATLAFAGTVAAIMQTLVTPLIAELPQLLHTAPSDAAWVITVTLLVSAVCVPVSGRLGDMLGKRRMLLVCSVPLVAGSVVCALASSVVPMIVGRGLQGVGMGMVPLGIALLRDVVPAEKLSSSIALVSASMGIGGGLGLPIAAAVAQYANWRVLFWGAAVLALVVSALIWFLVPEVPATAKGQRFDLPGAIGLGVGLVSLLLAVSKGADWGWASATTIGLFAAAVLVLAGWGVWEVRTKDPLVDLRTTARPRVLFTNLASVFVGFGMYASMLIVPQLLQFPAATGYGLGQSMLAAGLWMAPGGIMMMIVSPFGGKLTNARGPKFTLISGVLVIAAGYGLSQALMGSAWGLMVVTMVTSSGVGLAYGAMPALIMSSIPPAETAAANGFNTLMRALGTSVGAAVIGTVLSQLTTTTGGHTFASESGFRTGLLVGLGVALVAAAVAAVIPAVRADAASDGPDDGPGAPSVERTAAAV; encoded by the coding sequence ATGGCCGCCCCTCAACGAGCAGCATCATCAGGCGGCGTCGTCGCCACCCTGGCCTTCGCCGGCACCGTCGCCGCGATCATGCAGACCCTGGTCACCCCGCTCATCGCGGAGCTGCCGCAGCTCCTGCACACCGCGCCCTCCGACGCGGCCTGGGTGATCACCGTCACCCTGCTCGTCTCGGCGGTCTGCGTCCCGGTCTCCGGGCGCCTCGGCGACATGCTGGGCAAGCGCCGGATGCTGCTGGTCTGCTCGGTGCCGCTGGTGGCCGGCTCGGTGGTCTGCGCGCTCGCCTCCTCCGTCGTCCCGATGATCGTCGGACGCGGGCTCCAGGGCGTCGGCATGGGCATGGTGCCGCTCGGCATCGCCCTGCTCCGGGACGTCGTCCCGGCGGAGAAGCTCAGCTCCTCGATCGCGCTGGTCAGCGCCTCGATGGGGATCGGCGGCGGCCTCGGCCTGCCGATCGCCGCGGCCGTCGCCCAGTACGCGAACTGGCGGGTGCTCTTCTGGGGCGCGGCCGTCCTGGCCCTGGTGGTGTCCGCGCTGATCTGGTTCCTGGTCCCCGAGGTCCCGGCCACCGCCAAGGGCCAGCGGTTCGACCTGCCCGGCGCGATCGGCCTCGGCGTCGGCCTGGTCAGCCTGCTCCTCGCGGTCTCCAAGGGCGCCGACTGGGGCTGGGCCTCCGCGACCACCATCGGCCTGTTCGCCGCCGCCGTCCTCGTGCTGGCCGGCTGGGGCGTGTGGGAGGTCCGCACCAAGGACCCGCTGGTCGACCTGCGCACCACGGCCCGTCCGCGGGTGCTGTTCACCAACCTGGCGTCGGTCTTCGTCGGCTTCGGCATGTACGCCAGCATGCTGATCGTCCCCCAGCTGCTGCAGTTCCCGGCGGCCACCGGCTACGGCCTGGGCCAGTCGATGCTCGCGGCGGGCCTGTGGATGGCGCCCGGCGGCATCATGATGATGATCGTCTCCCCCTTCGGCGGGAAGCTCACCAATGCCCGCGGCCCGAAGTTCACCCTGATCAGCGGCGTCCTGGTGATCGCCGCCGGCTACGGGTTGTCGCAGGCGCTGATGGGCTCGGCCTGGGGCCTGATGGTGGTCACCATGGTCACCAGCAGCGGCGTGGGCCTCGCCTACGGCGCGATGCCCGCCCTGATCATGAGCTCGATCCCGCCCGCCGAGACCGCCGCGGCCAACGGCTTCAACACGCTCATGCGCGCGCTCGGCACCTCGGTCGGCGCCGCCGTCATCGGTACCGTCCTCTCCCAGCTGACCACCACCACGGGCGGCCACACCTTCGCCTCCGAGAGCGGCTTCCGCACCGGCCTGCTGGTGGGGCTCGGGGTGGCCCTGGTCGCCGCCGCGGTGGCGGCCGTCATCCCCGCCGTCCGGGCCGACGCGGCCTCGGACGGGCCGGACGACGGCCCCGGCGCCCCCTCCGTGGAGCGCACGGCGGCCGCGGTCTAG
- a CDS encoding DNA polymerase Y family protein, with protein sequence MTGSTSRAILQVRVAGVSFERYQELFAVLADITPVVQALPPDGALLDVTGALKFFRRTPEGLADLLQTRLAARYGVQAAIGGGGTRQLAAMACGTCRPGETRILDPRDPHAARAFLRSRPVEALPGVGPALARGLQRYGVRSVGDLADLPLATVQRIAGAGTGRLLHDRAQGRDPRPVAAGGPPAGIAATRRFEQDVLDPDQARRALLALAVDLGARLRVGGKIARGIELQVTYADRSHTSRSRTLREPTAHTPAITEVLYAMFASLGLQRARIRAVTARVGALAAAERGHVQLTFDAATEDRRRLEPVLDKADLRFGTGAVRPAALAGPLPHRPGRRRAGRSGALPSVTDSGYPRPGAPPGAVYGRDGHGQNHL encoded by the coding sequence ATGACCGGCAGCACGTCCCGGGCGATCCTGCAGGTGCGTGTCGCGGGAGTGTCCTTCGAGCGCTACCAGGAGCTGTTCGCCGTCCTCGCCGACATCACCCCCGTCGTGCAGGCCCTGCCGCCGGACGGCGCGCTGCTGGACGTCACCGGCGCGCTGAAGTTCTTCCGGCGCACCCCGGAGGGCCTGGCCGACCTGCTGCAGACACGGCTCGCCGCCCGGTACGGCGTCCAGGCCGCGATCGGCGGCGGCGGGACCCGCCAGCTCGCCGCGATGGCCTGCGGCACCTGTCGCCCGGGGGAGACCCGCATCCTCGACCCGCGGGACCCGCACGCCGCCCGGGCCTTCCTGCGCTCCCGGCCGGTCGAGGCGCTGCCCGGCGTCGGCCCGGCGCTCGCCCGCGGCCTGCAGCGCTACGGGGTCCGCAGCGTCGGCGACCTCGCCGACCTGCCGCTCGCCACCGTGCAGCGGATCGCCGGGGCCGGCACCGGACGGCTCCTGCACGACCGCGCCCAGGGACGCGACCCGCGCCCCGTCGCCGCCGGCGGCCCACCCGCCGGCATCGCCGCCACCCGCCGCTTCGAGCAGGACGTCCTCGACCCCGACCAGGCCCGCCGGGCGCTGCTCGCCCTCGCGGTCGACCTGGGTGCCCGGCTGCGGGTCGGCGGCAAGATCGCCCGCGGGATCGAGCTGCAGGTCACCTACGCCGACCGCTCCCACACCTCCCGCTCACGGACCCTGCGGGAGCCCACCGCGCACACCCCGGCGATCACGGAGGTCCTGTACGCGATGTTCGCCTCGCTGGGCCTGCAGCGGGCGAGGATCCGCGCGGTCACCGCCCGCGTCGGCGCTCTCGCCGCCGCCGAGCGGGGCCACGTCCAGCTCACCTTCGACGCCGCCACCGAGGACCGCCGCCGCCTGGAGCCGGTCCTCGACAAGGCCGACCTGCGCTTCGGCACCGGCGCCGTCCGGCCCGCCGCGCTGGCCGGCCCGCTCCCGCACCGGCCCGGGAGGCGCAGGGCGGGCCGAAGCGGCGCGCTCCCGTCGGTCACGGACAGCGGCTATCCTCGCCCGGGCGCCCCGCCGGGGGCGGTCTACGGACGGGACGGGCATGGCCAGAATCACCTATGA
- a CDS encoding endonuclease I family protein: MSVAQKGRWKTLAATVAAVLVGLALPTAAATPASATTTAYDSTYYKNAMGKTGTSLKASLHTIISSQSKISYDAVWNALKTTDQDPNNTNNVVLLYSGVSRSKSLNGGALGDWNREHVWAKSHGNFGEVTGPGTDLHHLRAADVQVNSIRGNLDFDKGGSAVGNGGGSLVDSDSFEPRDADKGDVARMILYMAVRYDGGDGFADLEPNEKVNNGSNPYIGKLSVLKQWNEQDPPSAFEERRNQVIYDTYQHNRNPFIDHPEWVEAIW; the protein is encoded by the coding sequence ATGTCCGTTGCGCAGAAAGGCAGATGGAAGACGTTGGCGGCCACCGTGGCCGCCGTCCTGGTCGGCCTGGCCCTCCCGACGGCCGCCGCGACCCCCGCGAGCGCCACGACCACCGCGTACGACAGCACGTACTACAAGAACGCGATGGGCAAGACCGGTACGAGCCTGAAGGCCTCGCTGCACACGATCATCAGCAGCCAGAGCAAGATCTCGTACGACGCGGTCTGGAACGCGCTGAAGACCACCGACCAGGACCCGAACAACACCAACAACGTGGTCCTGCTGTACAGCGGGGTCTCGCGCAGCAAGTCCCTCAACGGCGGTGCCCTGGGCGACTGGAACCGCGAGCACGTGTGGGCCAAGTCGCACGGCAACTTCGGCGAGGTCACCGGCCCCGGCACCGACCTGCACCACCTGCGCGCGGCGGACGTCCAGGTCAACAGCATCCGCGGCAACCTGGACTTCGACAAGGGCGGCAGCGCGGTCGGCAACGGCGGCGGCAGCCTGGTCGACTCCGACTCCTTCGAGCCGCGTGACGCGGACAAGGGCGACGTGGCCCGCATGATCCTCTACATGGCGGTCCGCTACGACGGCGGCGACGGCTTCGCCGACCTTGAGCCCAACGAGAAGGTCAACAACGGCAGCAACCCGTACATCGGCAAGCTCTCCGTCCTGAAGCAGTGGAACGAGCAGGACCCGCCGAGCGCCTTCGAGGAGCGCCGCAACCAGGTCATCTACGACACCTACCAGCACAACCGCAACCCGTTCATCGACCACCCGGAGTGGGTCGAGGCGATCTGGTGA
- a CDS encoding TetR/AcrR family transcriptional regulator translates to MVRAGLTPERLTRAGAELADEVGFDQVTLSALARRFDVKVASLYSHLKSSQELKTRIALFALEELADRVTASVAGRAGKDALAAFADAYRDYAREHPGRYDAARLRLDPETAAASADVRHAQMTRAILRGYDLAEPDQTHAVRMLGSVFHGYVSLEAAGGFSHTAVDSQESWEWVLDSLDALLRNRATR, encoded by the coding sequence ATGGTTCGAGCGGGACTGACACCGGAGCGCCTGACCCGGGCGGGGGCGGAACTGGCCGACGAGGTCGGCTTCGACCAGGTGACCCTCTCGGCGCTCGCCCGGCGGTTCGACGTCAAGGTCGCGAGTCTGTACTCGCACCTCAAGAGCTCCCAGGAGCTCAAGACCCGGATCGCCCTGTTCGCACTGGAGGAACTCGCCGACCGGGTCACCGCCTCCGTGGCCGGGCGGGCCGGCAAGGACGCGCTGGCCGCCTTCGCCGACGCCTACCGCGACTACGCCCGGGAGCACCCCGGCCGCTACGACGCCGCCCGGCTCAGGCTCGACCCCGAGACGGCGGCCGCCAGCGCCGACGTCCGGCACGCGCAGATGACCCGGGCGATCCTGCGCGGCTACGACCTGGCGGAACCGGACCAGACGCATGCCGTCCGGATGCTCGGCAGCGTCTTCCACGGCTACGTCAGCCTGGAGGCGGCCGGCGGCTTCAGCCACACCGCCGTCGACTCGCAGGAGTCCTGGGAGTGGGTCCTGGATTCGCTCGACGCCCTGCTGCGGAACCGGGCGACGCGCTGA
- a CDS encoding cupin domain-containing protein, which produces MTLVDLAAVAAALPDPWSSRPLAEVGDARVKVLRMSGAGLPQERHPTAEVLLVLDGRLELEVAGRHVPVPAGQLYVVPADTPHAVRAGSRGTLLIVERG; this is translated from the coding sequence ATGACGCTCGTCGACCTGGCGGCGGTCGCCGCCGCCCTCCCCGACCCCTGGTCATCCCGGCCGCTCGCCGAGGTCGGCGACGCGCGGGTGAAGGTGCTGCGGATGTCCGGGGCCGGGCTGCCGCAGGAGCGCCACCCCACGGCGGAGGTCCTGCTGGTCCTCGACGGCCGGCTCGAACTGGAGGTGGCCGGCCGGCACGTCCCCGTCCCGGCCGGGCAGCTGTACGTGGTGCCGGCGGACACCCCGCACGCCGTCCGGGCCGGCAGCCGCGGCACCCTGCTGATCGTCGAACGCGGCTGA
- the lexA gene encoding transcriptional repressor LexA has protein sequence MADISNPAGTGPGRPRGVRAGDDGLTDRQRAIVLAIRSAVARQGYPPSMREIGAAVGLTSTSSVAHQIRSLEKKGVLYQDPHRPRAYRLWEDEVPAPAPARASGSGVQVPLVGRIAAGAPITAEQTTEDLLSLPRLLVGEGDLFALTVHGDSMVGAAICDGDIVAVRRQPVAENGDIVAAMIDGEATVKRLRNSDGRSWLVPHNPAYEPIPADEATILGKVVAVLRSL, from the coding sequence ATGGCCGACATCAGCAACCCGGCGGGAACGGGGCCCGGCCGGCCGCGCGGAGTCCGGGCCGGCGACGACGGGCTCACCGACCGCCAGCGGGCGATCGTGCTGGCCATCCGCTCGGCCGTCGCGCGTCAGGGGTACCCCCCGAGCATGCGCGAGATCGGCGCGGCGGTCGGCCTGACCAGCACCTCCTCGGTGGCCCACCAGATCCGGTCGCTGGAGAAGAAGGGCGTGCTCTACCAGGACCCGCACCGACCGCGTGCCTACCGCCTGTGGGAGGACGAAGTCCCGGCGCCCGCCCCGGCCCGGGCCTCCGGCAGCGGCGTCCAGGTGCCGCTGGTCGGCCGGATCGCCGCCGGTGCCCCGATCACCGCCGAGCAGACCACCGAGGACCTGCTGTCGCTGCCGCGCCTGCTGGTCGGCGAGGGTGACCTGTTCGCCCTCACCGTGCACGGCGACTCGATGGTCGGGGCCGCCATCTGCGACGGCGACATCGTGGCCGTCCGCCGGCAGCCGGTGGCCGAGAACGGCGACATCGTCGCCGCCATGATCGACGGCGAGGCCACGGTCAAGCGCCTCAGGAACAGCGACGGCCGCAGCTGGCTCGTCCCGCACAACCCCGCGTACGAGCCGATCCCGGCCGACGAGGCCACCATCCTCGGCAAGGTCGTGGCCGTGCTCCGCAGTCTCTGA